From the genome of Variovorax sp. RA8, one region includes:
- a CDS encoding ATP-binding protein gives MIRAAYSLQGRLAWLLLGLLVAVWGGIAAITWFDARHKVEEILDSHLAQAAALVLAHQRGAARGLPVDAPALHRYAYKTAIQVFHDERLVLRSANAPRAPLVEGRISGTPGFRTVRLEGREWRVFSVDDPKAGLQVHVGEEGKSRDAILWAVLRSTLWPLFAALPVLVLAVWWAVHRGLRPMRRLGRALLERRPDVLDRVQLDDAPFEMVPMIDALNAMFHRIEFLLESERRFTADAAHELRTPIAAIRAHAQVAMHEADGERRSRSLQGTIDGCDRATRLVEQLLTLARLEADAMPEEKDVDLGALARGVLADIAPRAIAKHQSLELNNGPACIVRGDETLLTVLIRNLVDNAVRYSPPSARIAVRVACGASGVRLSVEDGGPGLDDSDMWRLGARFFRALGNSESGSGLGLSIARRIAAVHRMAIDIGRSPQLGGLAVHVRCLPPSRP, from the coding sequence GTGATCCGGGCCGCCTACTCGCTGCAGGGCCGACTGGCATGGCTGCTGCTGGGCCTGCTGGTCGCGGTCTGGGGTGGCATCGCCGCCATCACCTGGTTCGACGCACGCCACAAGGTCGAGGAAATCCTCGACAGCCACCTGGCCCAGGCCGCGGCCCTGGTCCTCGCCCATCAGCGCGGGGCCGCGCGCGGTCTCCCGGTCGACGCACCCGCGCTGCACCGCTACGCCTACAAGACCGCGATCCAGGTGTTCCACGACGAACGCCTGGTGCTGCGCTCCGCCAACGCGCCGCGCGCGCCGCTGGTGGAGGGCCGCATCAGCGGCACGCCAGGCTTCAGGACCGTCCGGCTCGAGGGCCGCGAGTGGCGCGTGTTCTCGGTCGATGACCCCAAGGCCGGGTTGCAGGTCCATGTGGGCGAAGAAGGGAAATCCCGCGACGCGATCCTGTGGGCGGTTCTGCGGAGCACCCTGTGGCCCTTGTTCGCTGCCCTGCCGGTGCTGGTGCTGGCCGTGTGGTGGGCGGTGCACCGGGGGCTGCGCCCGATGCGCCGGCTCGGCCGCGCGCTGCTCGAGCGCAGGCCGGACGTGCTCGACCGCGTGCAGCTCGACGATGCGCCTTTCGAGATGGTGCCCATGATCGATGCGCTCAACGCCATGTTCCACCGCATCGAGTTCCTGCTCGAATCCGAGCGGCGCTTCACCGCCGATGCGGCCCACGAGCTGCGCACGCCCATCGCGGCGATCCGCGCGCACGCACAGGTCGCGATGCACGAGGCCGACGGCGAGCGCCGCTCCCGTTCGCTGCAAGGCACCATCGACGGCTGCGACCGCGCCACCCGCCTCGTGGAGCAGTTGTTGACCCTGGCCCGCCTGGAAGCCGATGCCATGCCGGAAGAAAAGGACGTGGACCTCGGCGCCCTCGCCCGCGGCGTGCTGGCCGACATCGCGCCGCGGGCGATCGCCAAGCACCAGTCCCTGGAATTGAACAACGGCCCGGCCTGTATCGTCCGCGGCGACGAGACGCTGCTGACGGTGCTGATCCGCAACCTTGTCGACAATGCCGTGCGCTACAGTCCGCCCTCGGCCCGCATCGCGGTGCGCGTCGCATGCGGCGCGTCGGGCGTGCGGCTCAGCGTGGAAGATGGCGGCCCCGGCCTGGACGACTCGGACATGTGGCGGCTGGGCGCGCGCTTCTTCAGGGCGCTCGGCAACTCCGAAAGCGGCAGTGGCCTGGGTCTGTCGATCGCGCGCCGCATCGCCGCAGTCCATCGCATGGCAATAGACATCGGCCGCTCCCCGCAGCTGGGGGGACTCGCGGTCCATGTCCGCTGCCTGCCTCCTTCACGCCCCTGA